The window TCCCATCCATGTTCCATCATCCACACGCATGAAAAAACCACCTTCACAACCTTCAGAACAGCGGTGGGAATACATGGTAGGAAACATCGCTTTTAAACGCTCAGGAAAACCAGGGACCTTGTTAGTAGGAAATTCTTCCATCTTTTCTAAATCCAAAACCATAACTATCAACTTATGACGTCTCACAGACCAGTAATTAGGTCCTCTCATGGCATTAATTTCGCGTATTTTCATTGATTGGTTTTTTTATAAGTTGATAGAAAATTAGGTTGTCATATTGATTTGAAAATGATGCATCCTAATCGATTCAATAATTCTTAAATATATTGTTTTTGATTAAACTGTAGACATAATTTATGCAATTACTTCTAGATTTATTACTGTGTTCTTTGTGGCTCTTGTGGTTGCTGTGGATTTCTAAATAATTGCAAAATACTAGCCCCTATAAAATTAGAAATCACAGAGGCTTTTAAACCTTCGTGAGCATAAGTTTGTGCAGCAAGATCACCACTCGCTCCGTGAATGTACACAGCAAACACTGTTGCTGTCAAAGGGTCATAACCTTGAGCGAGAAAAGCAGCTATTACACCGCTTAAAACATCGCCACTTCCAGCAGTGGCCATTCCTGGATTACCGGTATCATTAACATACTGACTCGACCCTGCAACTGTAATCGTATGAGCTCCTTTTAATACCAATATAAGGTTGTGTTCTTTAGAGAACTCTTGGGCTTTTTCTAGTCGCTCGTAGTCATCCTTCCATTCTCCTAGGAGCTGCTTTAACTCTCCATCGTGCGGAGTCAGGATAGAATCCTTTGGCAAATCCTTCAATAATTCTGGTTGTTGGGCAAGTATTAGAATTCCGTCAGCGTCTATTACTATGGGAGAAGATTGTTTTATTACCGCTTTCGCGAAAGCGGAACACGTATCCTTCTCTGTACCTATTCCAGGCCCTATACATAAAACGGTATCTTTTAAAGAATGTTCAAAATCTGTGATATGATCTTCTCCTTCACTTTGTAGGGTCATCACTTCAGGAAGAGAAGACTGTAGCATCACGTTTCCATCTTCTGGAATATAAGCGGTCACTTTGCCAGCACCAGCGTTAATGGCTGCGCCAGCACTTAAAACAGCAGCGCCCATTTTACCTTTACTTCCAGCAAAAGTCAAGACGTGCCCATAATTGCCTTTGTGAGTGAATTTTTTTCTAGGTTGATACATATTTTGGGCAGCTTCTCTAGAAATTACTTGAGCGAGAGGTGCGACTTGCATCATGTATTCTGGATCTAAACCTATGTTGATCACTTCAAATGTCCCTACATTATCGCCAGTTTCTGGGAGAAAAAACGACAGTTTAGGCGTTTGAAACGTGAATGTATGATCTGCCTTAAGAATGGCGTCTTCTTTTTTGTGAGCTGTGTTTGCGTACAATCCACTAGGCATATCTACTGCAACTTTAAAAGTTTTGGATTCATTGAGGTAATGGATCAAATCTGCCATCCAGCCATCTAACGCACGGTTGATACCGGTACCAAAAATGGCATCAATAATAATATCTTGGGAAGAAATTTCTGGAAAATCCTCTTTACAGCTCAAAAGAATAGGCCAGTCGTTTGTCACATCTTTTATCCGATCATAATTGACTAGAAAATCTGGAGATCTTTTTTTACTGCAATTAGTTACGTAAACTGTTACTTGGTAACCATGCTGAATCATATGTCTCGCTATCGCAAGACCATCGCCTCCATTATTACCTATCCCACAAAATATTTTAATAGGAACTGGCGCTCCATTTAAACGCTGATGGATGCGTTCAAAAACAAGTGTTGCCACGCGTTCCATTAAGTCATTACTTGATATTTGTTGTTTGTCTATGGTAGATTTATCAGCTTCAGCGAGCTGTTGTGCACTTAGAATTTTCAATACGTAGATTTTATGTTCTCGCAATTTAATGAATAGAAAACAAATCTGAATTTGCTGATTACCATTTTACTTATCTTTTTTACTTATCTTTTTAAATAGGTCTGTAATCTACTATTGAGCACTTCAAATTAGTCGCTTACTCAAAAGATTTGAAACCATTTAATTTTACTATTGAAAGTATGAGTCGTATGTGTAATTACGAAAATCTTAAGAAAATTTAACTTAAGATACTTGTGTTAAACCGCTATCGAAAACGATAAGAGTAGCGCTATTTAACTTCAAATTAAAAACTATAATCCATACATTTGCGCAACCAAAAAAACATGACATGAAAAACACAACACTTACTACTATACACGAATCTTTAGGAGCAAAAATGGTTCCTTTTGCTGGATTTAATATGCCAGTACAATATGAAGGTGTCAATATTGAACATCAGAATGTTAGAGATCATGTAGGTGTTTTTGATGTTTCTCACATGGGAGAGTTTTTAATAAGTGGTCCTACGGCGCTAGAGCTAGTGCAACGAGTTTCTTCAAATGATGCGTCAAAGCTGACTATAGGAAGAGCGCAATATGCTTACTTGCCTAATGAAACTGGAGGAATTGTAGATGACATGATTGTCTATAAAATCAAAGAAGAGCAATACTTACTTGTGGTTAATGCTTCTAACATCGATAAAGACTGGGAACATATCTCAAAGCATAATATCATGAATGCAGAGATGAAAAACCTATCTGATGATTATTCCCTACTTGCCATACAAGGTCCTAAAGCCGTTGAAGCGATGCAATCACTAACTTCTGTAGATTTAAGTGCGATAAAATTTTATCACTTTGAAGTAGCCGATTTTGCCGGAGTAGAGCATGTCATTATAAGCGCAACCGGTTATACTGGTTCTGGAGGTTTTGAGATCTACTGTAAAAATACAGAGGTGAAACAAATCTGGAACAAAGTGTTTGAAGCAGGTGCATCTTTTAATATCAAGCCTATAGGTCTTGCTGCAAGAGATACCTTGAGGTTAGAAATGGGATATTGCCTTTACGGAAATGATATTGATGAAACCACATCTCCTTTTGAAGCTGGATTAGGTTGGGTAACAAAGTTTACTAAGCCATTTGTTAACTATGAGCAGCTACAACAACACAAAGAAAAAGGAGTAGATAGAAAGTTAGTCGGCTTTGAAATGGACGATCGAGCAATACCTCGTGGTGGTTATGAAATAAAAGACAGCAACCAGCAAGATCTAGGAATTGTTACCAGTGGAACTATGTCTCCATCCATGGCCAGAGGAATAGGAATGGGATATGTCCCACCTGTTTTTGCTACTCCAGGAAGTAAAATTTACATTCAAATTAGAAAAAAGTTAATGCCTGCAACTGTGGTAAAGTTGCCTTTTTATAAAAAATAAAGATTTAGATGATTCTCTTTGGCTACAATTTTAAGAAATAATGTTTTTTTTAATTTGAGAGTTACAAATCATAAGAATAGAACTAGTAAATAATGAAAGTTACAATTTTACTCATCTGCACTTTATTATTGTTTAGTTCGTGTGATCTTAAAGAAACTTTTAAAAGAATACAAAAGTTAGAATTTGAATTACAAGAGGAATTCAACGACCCTAATATTTCAATAGATTTTACTTTATCGACAGAAGAGGATAGCAGTTTTTATCAAGTAACTTTTTACGAATACGACATATTAGATAAAACAAATGCAGAGCTAAAATCAAAAGCAAATTTGGTATACAATTTCATCGTAGAGAAAATTGGCAAAAATGCGAGATTAAATTATATTGAAATAAGATTTACTGAATCTGACAAAGACAATGCTTATTCATTTACAAGTTTTAGGTATAATAAGTACGATCAATCAAAGTAATTAACAATTCACATTTCATCAAAGCTTAAATAGATATTAAAAACAAAACTTTAAGTGAAGTTTAATAACTAACATATTATTGATGCTAAGTAAAAAATACATTTTTGAATAGAATTCTTATACTAGGCGGTAGCGGCTTTATAGGTAACGCACTTTATAAAGAATTGGCGCCGTTCTTTGATGTTCACGCGACATATAAAACAGATAATCCCATATTTGAAAAGAATAAACATTTTCATCAGTTTGATTATGAAATGGAGCGTCTACATATATTGCTGGACAATTTAAAGCCTAAATTCATTGTTACCGCCTTGAGAGGTAATGTGACCAGTCTGGTAAGATTGCATTTTGAAATAGCAGATTATGTGGAGAAAAACGATTGTAAAGTCATTTTTCTATCCAGTGCCAACGTTTTTGACCGATTTACTAACTACCCAAGTTATGAGTACGATAAGACCTTATCAGAAAGTATTTATGGCCGTTTTAAAATTAAAATCGAAAATGAACTACTGCGTAAACCCATCTCCAAATATGTGATATGTCGCATTCCTATGATTTATGGAGCTGGCTCGCCTCGTATTAATGAAATCAAAGCGCAACTCCAAATGAATGAAGCAATAGAAGTTTTTTCTAATGTGGTTATTAACGCTACGCACATCAACAAGTTAGTGCAGCAGTTGCATTATATCATTAATAGAAGACGTCGTGGTATTTTTCATTTGGGTAGTAATAACCTCATTCATCACATTGATTTAATCAAAGATATTTGTGAAGAATTAGGACATCCTGATGCCTTGATCAAGCAAGTTTTTGATTCTAATGAAGATAGACATCTAGCGGTTTTGCCTAAAGATAATATGTTACCTAAACATCTACAGCTCACGATTGAAGATGTTGTAAAAAGTAGTGTGGTGTTGTAGATTTTGTACTGTTTCGCTTTCGCGAAAGCGAGATCCATAAATAGCTATAAAACTAATTAAGACTCAGAATTCTGAAGCATTTTATAGGTAAAACCTCCTAAAAGTAATATGATAATTGCCATAATCGCCCATAGCCAAATTTCGTTTTCAAATAAAGCAGCAATACCTTTTTCTTCATTCTTTTCTATCTTCTCTTCTTTACCAAGTTTCAAGTATTCTAAGTCTTGAGGGATATTATTCTTGAAATTGGTGATGTCATAATTTGGTCTGTAAGCAGACTGATTACCATAAACTAATTTATAGTCAGCTTCCTCAGTGAATCTTGCTATTAGTTCATGCTGATATCCTTTAATGACTAAGGAGTTCATATCAAGCGGCTGGTTATCTGCATTATAAATGCTCACTTTAAACTTTTGTGCAATCGCATCAAATTCTAACGCACTCTTCTCTAAAGAACTTAAATAGCCGGTAGCAAGGGTTCTATAATTATAGCTCCATCCTTTTTCTGTCTTGATGCTGTCAGAGAGATATTCAATTCTATACCTACGATAATAGTCATAATTTGCAGCCACATCTATCTTCAAGTAATTTACTGGAACTGTTTGATTTAATTCTACATCAATTATTGTTGATTTTGAATTCTTATCGTCTGTAACAGTTTTGCTTTTGATTTTATAACGATTGTATTTGGCTTCTACACGTTTTTGATTAGATACCTCAACTCCTTTTAAATAAGGTTGACTTTTACTTTTGATTAAAACTCTATAATATGTAAAGTTTGATGGAGAAAATGCTAACTGCGTGAAACGGTAATCTGTAGCATCGTTTTTGATGTCTAGAATTCGATAATCTTCAAGTAGTGTAAACCATTCGGTTTGATCATTGCTTCCTTCTAAATTTACTTTCCAATCAAAATTGGAGTTGTCAAAATTCAATAAGATATTTTCTAAAACAGAATCTTTATTCAATTTTATGGTATAAAAGTATCCTTGATTGTTTTTAGAAGAATTAATTATTTCAAAAGAGTGTTGCTGCTTTTCATATTCAGCTTTTTGGATTTTAAGTAAATAAGGGACTTCAATCGTGTCGTTAGTCTGATTCACTCCATAAATTCTTATGTCAGAAAGCGAAGGATTTAGCTTTCCAAAAACGTCATTAGGAATGGTAATGCTATGCCAAGGTTCTGAAACATTCTCAATAGAACGCTCGTAGTCATAATCTGTTATTTGTGCTGTCGATACGGCACTAACGAGAGCTAAGATAAAAGTGAAGTATTTGAATTTCATTTTACTCATATTACATATCATTCTTGTCATAAAACTCATCATAAGCAGACACTTGATTCTCATTTTGTTGTGGTTCTGTTTCACTATTATTATCTAGATAAATGATTTGGCTCTTGTATTTATTATAGAGAAAAGAAATAATTAAAAGTAAGACTCCCAAAGAAACAAAAACAATAGTTTTAGAAATGGTATTGAGATGCGCAATATCATAGAAGAATAGTTTAATTAAAGTGATGGCAAACAAGCCCATTCCTCCTATTCTTAAATAAGGTTTCCCTTTCCAGATTCCAAAACCGATTAATAAAAAGGAATACACTCCCCAAAGAATACTCAAACCTAATTTATAAGAATCTCTCGCTCCTGCTAGATCTAACCAATGGATCAATTCACTACTCACCACCCAAACTATAGTAACATGCAGCATAGCATCATAAGCAATTTTCCAGCCTTTTTGAATACCTTCTTTTTTAATAAATCTGTAAAATGCGGTCATTGCCATTGCAAGGAAAACAAAAGAAACATACCTTATGATGAGATAGAATCCACCTCTATTAAAATACTCTGAAGTCTCTAAATATGCTTCTCTCAAGTCGCTTAATGCATATAATCCTTGAACTAAAAATACTAATACCGTAATAAATGAAAGTACTAATGTGCCTATTTCAAGAGCTGTATTTTTAATTTTTCTATAATTTAAATAGGCCAAGGCACTTACGAAAAACAAGGTGTAATTAATGATCCATACTGCTTTAAAGTCTTTTAAACTCCAATCTTTTAAGGTGTTGTCATAACCACCACTCGTACCTATTGTAATTTCAGAACTATTATACCATTGATCAAAATAAAAAGCTATCTCTAGTCTAAATGCGTAATACGAACTGAAAATAAAAATCAAGGGCACGCCATAAAATACGATTTGGTGAGCGATCTCGTTAGAATTCAAAGAAGAAACAAAAACCTTTTTTGTTTGTAAATAAACAATAGTTCCAAAGATTAATAAGAATAATACAGAACCTAAGAAATAGGTGTTCCATATAGGCGTTTCCATAATACCATCGACATTTGAGTAAAAAATGTAACCAGATTGCCAATCTTCTAACAAACTCAAAAAAGCCAGCACCATAAGTGGATAAGAGAGTTTTTCATAAATAGCGATTTTCTTTGATGTTCCTATCCAAAATAATAACGCAGCTTGAATAGTCCACAATAAGGTTACCCAATTACCATCTAATTGTACTGGTATCGCAATAGAAATAAAAGTAAGAACTAAAGCAGTTGCGAGATAAAACAGCTTTTTATCGCTTAGATTTTGCTTAAAAATGACTGCTGCAACTACGAAATGAATCACTGCATTGAATAGAGTAAACAAACCAAGGTAATGCTGTCCGGTTTCATGATCACTTAAAATAGCATAACCTAGTCCGTAATAAATAAATGAATTGAGTAATAGAAGAACAACATCTGCCGTTGCAAAAGTTTCTTTTTTAAATAATTTATATGCTAAAAACGTCAAGTAGAAAATAATATAGAACGTAGTTGAAAAAGTCAATCCTAATGTAAAATGAGCATCGTCTCTATAATCTAAAACAAACCACCAACTAAAAATCAACCAAGTCAACCCAAAGGCAGTATAATACAACGGTTTCCAATACTTCTTAAAAGAAATTACTAAAATCCCTATGTTGATGATCGTCATATAACTAAAAAGTACCGCTACTTTTCCAGAGCCATCACTTAGTAAAAACGGTACGGCATAAGCTCCGACTAAACCGAGATGAGCAATAATTTGTCTGTTATAATTTAAGGAAGCTACGACAGTAAAAATGGTAAACACAACCATTAAAATAAAAGCAACTGTTTGAGGTATCAACTCATAAAAGCTGTAAGCAAAAAAGGTAATAAAGTAAAGAATTACCGTTGCTCCACTAACTAAAACAGCACTGTAAGCCTCATATTTTTTCTTCAATTTAATTCCAAAACCTAATAAGCCTAAAGCAGAAAGATAACCAAGAATAATGCGAGTCAGCGGACTGATTAACTCATTTTCTATAGAGTATTTTGCTCCTATTCCTACACCTATAATTGTAATTAAAATTCCAATTTTATTCAGTAAGTTTTCACCTATGAATTTTTCAAGATTGGATTTTCTATTTCTAGTTAGCCTATTTAAATTTTGAGACTGCTTTGGTTGAGGCTGATTTGATGGCTCCCTACTTATGGTTGAAGGGTAATTAAAAACCTCTTTGGGTTTGTTGGGTATTTCTTTTTGTAAGTCCTCTTTTTCAACAGGGTTTATAGCTTTTTCTTTCTGATTTACGTCTGTTGAAATTTTAAACTGATTTTCAAGTTTTTGATCCGTTGAATTCTTTTCTAATTCTTCAGCGGCAAGAAGATCAATCTTATTTTTGAGTTCGAATATCTCGTATTTAAAAGTCTCTTGCTTTTTAGAAAGCAATTCTAATTTTTCAATTAGTTGCTGTATTGCTTTTTGATTACTAGCCATAAAAAGTGCTTAAACAGAATAGATGTAGGATTACATCTGAGGCTAATTTAGTAAAAAAGAAATCGTGAAAGATTTTTCCTAAGTAGATATTTCTGGCAATGCAAGTCCAATTGTCCCGAGGACATTTCTCCAAAATGGAAATTATTTAAAGACCTAGTAAAAAGTACTGCCTACTTCTATTTGAAAACGCAGCGAACAAATAAATCTACTACCTCCTACTATAAACTGTTACTGCGACTGCGACTGCGACTAAAACTTACGGAATATACCGATCCTTACCCCAATCTGGAGCGCGTTTTTCTAAAAAGGCTTCTCTTCCTTCTCGAGCTTCGTCAGTCATGTAAATAAGACGTGTCATTTCTCCAGCAAATACTTGTTGACCTACCATACCATCGTCCGTAGCGTTCATTGCAAATTTTGCCATTTTAATAGCAATAGGAGATTTTTTAAGGATTTCTTGTCCCCAATCGTAGGCTGTTTGATCTAATTCGTCATGGGTTACAACTGCATTCACCATTCCCATATCCATGGCTTCTTGAGCGCTGTACGTACGTCCTAAAAAGAAGATTTCGCGTGCTTTTTTCTGTCCTACCATTTTAGCTAGATAAGCACTTCCGTAGCCGGCGTCGACACTAGCAACATCAGTATCCGTTTGTTTAAAAACTCCGTGTTCTTTACTTGCTATAGTCATATCACAAACTACATGCAAACTGTGTCCACCACCTACTGCCCAACCTGGAACCGCGCAAATCACCACCTTAGGCATAAAACGTATCATGCGTTGTACTTCTAGAATGTTTAATCTTCCTGTTCCAGAATCATCTTTATAACCATCGTGTCCACGAGCATTTTGATCGCCACCACTGCAAAATGCCCAGCCACCATCTTTCTTTGATGGACCTTCACCAGTAAGAATAACAACTCCTATAGAAAGATCTTCTTGCGCATCATAAAATGCTTTTATAAGCTCAGCAACAGTTTTAGGTCTAAAAGCATTGCGCACTTCTGGCCTGTTAAAAGCAATACGAGCAATACCATTACTTTTTTTATAGGTGATATCTTCAAATTCTATGGCAGTTTTCCAGTCGATGGACATAAGTCTAATTTTATTACAAATATAAGGTCTATAACTATGTATACCACACACGTATGGTTTCAATCATATACACAATTCCTCCTTGCATATTTAACTTATTGGTATTGGTATTCTTTAAAGAAGTACTGGATTTTGGAACAATGATCGTCTCCACATTAATAATTTTGCGATTGTAATTCTTCCTTACCCATTCATTAGCTCGTTCCAGAACGATTGCCGTAGTCTCGTAGGTTTTTGTACCCCAAAAGTTCTTTTCTAAAATTTGAGGCTCAAAGTCGATGTAATTGATTTCGTTAGTCATATCATATTAGTAGTATGATACTTGTTTTTGTTACGCTTTCGCGAAAGCGAGATCACATCAAACCAACATAACCGTTCCTGCCATGAGAATATCAAATCATCTAGTGACGCTTTATGGAAGCCAAGAACAGGTGTAAGTTAGCAGTGTAATTTTACAATTTGGGGGAATTGAAAAATTGGCCAAATCGAGATAGAGTAATTCTATCTCGATTTTTTGTTTAAGAAAATCATGTTAATCTTCTACAAGAAAAGCTGCCAAGTTGTAAATTTGCTATATGAGTGAAGAAAAAAAACCAGATTACGTAGTTTACGATGAAGAAACCGGCACTTATAATGCTGCGCTTCTTCCCTATTCCAGTGGCGTGTCTGCTCCTAAAATTACTACTCCAGACATCACTTCGTGGAAACAGACTAATATCAATAAAGTCAACCATGAGATTAAATCACAATTTGACCAACTCAAAGAGCAATATGATGCCATGGTTAAAAAATATGAGGATAACCAGCTGGTTTATGGTGCAAAATTCTCCTTTGAACCTATTGTAGGAGAAACTTACCACCTTTATAAAGGACGTAAAGATGGATTACCGTTCTTATCTGTAATACATCCTACAGAGTGTTCATGGGATTTTGTCGGTACGTATCGATTGACTTCTGAAAAGCTTTGGGAAGAAATAGAAGGTTAAGATTTACTCCATATTCTTACATCTAATTTCAAATGCTTGATGATTTTTTCAAAGGATTTGATATCTTCAATATAATTGGTAAAATAAGCCGCTCCGTTTACCGGTTTATTGATATCTACACTGAAGTAATCGCGATCCCAAGGAATAGTCATGTACATTTTGCCCGACCTAAAAGAAATCATAGGATGTACTTTCTCATTATCGATGATTTGAACTATAGAGTTAATCAAGCTAGGCGATAATACATAATACCCCATTTGCGCA is drawn from Nonlabens dokdonensis DSW-6 and contains these coding sequences:
- a CDS encoding 1,4-dihydroxy-2-naphthoyl-CoA synthase → MSIDWKTAIEFEDITYKKSNGIARIAFNRPEVRNAFRPKTVAELIKAFYDAQEDLSIGVVILTGEGPSKKDGGWAFCSGGDQNARGHDGYKDDSGTGRLNILEVQRMIRFMPKVVICAVPGWAVGGGHSLHVVCDMTIASKEHGVFKQTDTDVASVDAGYGSAYLAKMVGQKKAREIFFLGRTYSAQEAMDMGMVNAVVTHDELDQTAYDWGQEILKKSPIAIKMAKFAMNATDDGMVGQQVFAGEMTRLIYMTDEAREGREAFLEKRAPDWGKDRYIP
- a CDS encoding sugar nucleotide-binding protein, with the translated sequence MNRILILGGSGFIGNALYKELAPFFDVHATYKTDNPIFEKNKHFHQFDYEMERLHILLDNLKPKFIVTALRGNVTSLVRLHFEIADYVEKNDCKVIFLSSANVFDRFTNYPSYEYDKTLSESIYGRFKIKIENELLRKPISKYVICRIPMIYGAGSPRINEIKAQLQMNEAIEVFSNVVINATHINKLVQQLHYIINRRRRGIFHLGSNNLIHHIDLIKDICEELGHPDALIKQVFDSNEDRHLAVLPKDNMLPKHLQLTIEDVVKSSVVL
- a CDS encoding NAD(P)H-hydrate dehydratase, encoding MKILSAQQLAEADKSTIDKQQISSNDLMERVATLVFERIHQRLNGAPVPIKIFCGIGNNGGDGLAIARHMIQHGYQVTVYVTNCSKKRSPDFLVNYDRIKDVTNDWPILLSCKEDFPEISSQDIIIDAIFGTGINRALDGWMADLIHYLNESKTFKVAVDMPSGLYANTAHKKEDAILKADHTFTFQTPKLSFFLPETGDNVGTFEVINIGLDPEYMMQVAPLAQVISREAAQNMYQPRKKFTHKGNYGHVLTFAGSKGKMGAAVLSAGAAINAGAGKVTAYIPEDGNVMLQSSLPEVMTLQSEGEDHITDFEHSLKDTVLCIGPGIGTEKDTCSAFAKAVIKQSSPIVIDADGILILAQQPELLKDLPKDSILTPHDGELKQLLGEWKDDYERLEKAQEFSKEHNLILVLKGAHTITVAGSSQYVNDTGNPGMATAGSGDVLSGVIAAFLAQGYDPLTATVFAVYIHGASGDLAAQTYAHEGLKASVISNFIGASILQLFRNPQQPQEPQRTQ
- a CDS encoding DUF2452 domain-containing protein, yielding MSEEKKPDYVVYDEETGTYNAALLPYSSGVSAPKITTPDITSWKQTNINKVNHEIKSQFDQLKEQYDAMVKKYEDNQLVYGAKFSFEPIVGETYHLYKGRKDGLPFLSVIHPTECSWDFVGTYRLTSEKLWEEIEG
- a CDS encoding DUF3999 family protein yields the protein MKFKYFTFILALVSAVSTAQITDYDYERSIENVSEPWHSITIPNDVFGKLNPSLSDIRIYGVNQTNDTIEVPYLLKIQKAEYEKQQHSFEIINSSKNNQGYFYTIKLNKDSVLENILLNFDNSNFDWKVNLEGSNDQTEWFTLLEDYRILDIKNDATDYRFTQLAFSPSNFTYYRVLIKSKSQPYLKGVEVSNQKRVEAKYNRYKIKSKTVTDDKNSKSTIIDVELNQTVPVNYLKIDVAANYDYYRRYRIEYLSDSIKTEKGWSYNYRTLATGYLSSLEKSALEFDAIAQKFKVSIYNADNQPLDMNSLVIKGYQHELIARFTEEADYKLVYGNQSAYRPNYDITNFKNNIPQDLEYLKLGKEEKIEKNEEKGIAALFENEIWLWAIMAIIILLLGGFTYKMLQNSES
- the gcvT gene encoding glycine cleavage system aminomethyltransferase GcvT translates to MKNTTLTTIHESLGAKMVPFAGFNMPVQYEGVNIEHQNVRDHVGVFDVSHMGEFLISGPTALELVQRVSSNDASKLTIGRAQYAYLPNETGGIVDDMIVYKIKEEQYLLVVNASNIDKDWEHISKHNIMNAEMKNLSDDYSLLAIQGPKAVEAMQSLTSVDLSAIKFYHFEVADFAGVEHVIISATGYTGSGGFEIYCKNTEVKQIWNKVFEAGASFNIKPIGLAARDTLRLEMGYCLYGNDIDETTSPFEAGLGWVTKFTKPFVNYEQLQQHKEKGVDRKLVGFEMDDRAIPRGGYEIKDSNQQDLGIVTSGTMSPSMARGIGMGYVPPVFATPGSKIYIQIRKKLMPATVVKLPFYKK
- a CDS encoding DUF2339 domain-containing protein, which translates into the protein MASNQKAIQQLIEKLELLSKKQETFKYEIFELKNKIDLLAAEELEKNSTDQKLENQFKISTDVNQKEKAINPVEKEDLQKEIPNKPKEVFNYPSTISREPSNQPQPKQSQNLNRLTRNRKSNLEKFIGENLLNKIGILITIIGVGIGAKYSIENELISPLTRIILGYLSALGLLGFGIKLKKKYEAYSAVLVSGATVILYFITFFAYSFYELIPQTVAFILMVVFTIFTVVASLNYNRQIIAHLGLVGAYAVPFLLSDGSGKVAVLFSYMTIINIGILVISFKKYWKPLYYTAFGLTWLIFSWWFVLDYRDDAHFTLGLTFSTTFYIIFYLTFLAYKLFKKETFATADVVLLLLNSFIYYGLGYAILSDHETGQHYLGLFTLFNAVIHFVVAAVIFKQNLSDKKLFYLATALVLTFISIAIPVQLDGNWVTLLWTIQAALLFWIGTSKKIAIYEKLSYPLMVLAFLSLLEDWQSGYIFYSNVDGIMETPIWNTYFLGSVLFLLIFGTIVYLQTKKVFVSSLNSNEIAHQIVFYGVPLIFIFSSYYAFRLEIAFYFDQWYNSSEITIGTSGGYDNTLKDWSLKDFKAVWIINYTLFFVSALAYLNYRKIKNTALEIGTLVLSFITVLVFLVQGLYALSDLREAYLETSEYFNRGGFYLIIRYVSFVFLAMAMTAFYRFIKKEGIQKGWKIAYDAMLHVTIVWVVSSELIHWLDLAGARDSYKLGLSILWGVYSFLLIGFGIWKGKPYLRIGGMGLFAITLIKLFFYDIAHLNTISKTIVFVSLGVLLLIISFLYNKYKSQIIYLDNNSETEPQQNENQVSAYDEFYDKNDM